Proteins from one Salvelinus sp. IW2-2015 linkage group LG32, ASM291031v2, whole genome shotgun sequence genomic window:
- the cahz gene encoding carbonic anhydrase yields MSHSWGYGPSDGPEKWCDGFPVANGPRQSPIDIIPGQTSYDSTLKPLKLNYDPSNSTDILNNGHSFQVGFVDDVDSSTLTGGPITGTYRLKQFHFHWGACDDKGSEHTVNGIKFPCELHLVHWNTKYPSFGEAASEPDGLAVVGVFLKIGAANPRLQKVLDALGAIKSKGKQTTFSNFDAKTLLPCSLDYWTYDGSLTTPPLLESVTWIVLKEPISVSPTQMGKFRSLMFSGDGEAPCCMQDNYRPPQPLKGRKVRRSFK; encoded by the exons ATGTCTCACAGCTGGGGATATGGACCATCTGATG GACCTGAGAAGTGGTGTGATGGCTTTCCTGTTGCTAATGGACCCAGGCAGTCTCCCATTGATATTATTCCTGGTCAAACCTCCTACGATTCTACCTTGAAGCCACTCAAACTGAACTATGACCCCTCCAACTCCACAGACATTCTGAACAATGGCCATTCCTTCCAAGTTGGCTTTGTGGATGATGTTGACAGTTCAA CACTGACCGGAGGCCCCATCACCGGCACATACAGGCTGAAGCAGTTCCACTTCCACTGGGGCGCGTGCGACGACAAAGGCTCTGAGCACACCGTCAATGGAATCAAGTTCCCCTGTGAG CTCCATCTGGTGCACTGGAACACCAAGTACCCTAGCTTTGGTGAGGCCGCTAGTGAACCCGATGGACTCGCTGTGGTTGGAGTGTTCCTGAAG ATTGGTGCTGCAAACCCCAGACTGCAGAAGGTTCTCGATGCTCTGGGGGCCATCAAATCAAAG GGAAAGCAAACTACATTTTCCAACTTTGATGCCAAAACTCTGTTGCCTTGCTCACTGGACTACTGGACATATGATGGCTCCCTGACCACTCCCCCTCTGCTGGAGAGTGTCACCTGGATCGTCCTGAAGGAACCGATCAGTGTCAGCCCTACCCAG ATGGGTAAATTCCGCAGCTTAATGTTCAGTGGTGATGGAGAGGCACCTTGCTGCATGCAGGACAACTACCGGCCCCCTCAGCCTCTCAAGGGACGCAAGGTCCGCCGGTCCTTCAAGTAA